A single genomic interval of Arachis duranensis cultivar V14167 chromosome 7, aradu.V14167.gnm2.J7QH, whole genome shotgun sequence harbors:
- the LOC107459074 gene encoding uncharacterized protein LOC107459074: protein MKKMMVTKKEKPYYNKNHDLRCQTKAIARVFKEMSQENKNIVEEMRFGGLAHVPEMNVSHKLLRELIRCYDDYHGYFDILYGRIYITPAKIRDALVINYGGDGFPEKVEYNKLTEEQKGTIDNFKGATLASLTKFVLDMSIEEEENRQKFKRTVFIVTP from the exons ATGAAAAAGATGATGGTCACAAAAAAGGAGAAGCCATACTATAAC AAAAATCACGATCTGAGATGCCAAACAAAAGCAATAGCAAGGGTGTTCAAAGAAATGAGtcaggaaaataaaaatattgtggAAGAAATGAGATTCGGTGGACTGGCACATGTGCCAGAAATGAACGTCTCTCACAAGCTCTTGAGAGAATTGATTCGTTGCTATGATGACTATCATGGATACTTTGACATTCTCTATGGTAGAATATACATAACACCTGCCAAGATAAGAGATGCGCTGGTTATAAATTACGGCG GGGATGGTTTTCCTGAAAAAGTTGAGTACAACAAACTGACTGAGGAACAAAAGGGGACAATTGACAACTTTAAAGGTGCTACTTTGGCATCTTTGACAAAATTTGTGCTTGACATGAgtattgaagaggaagagaaccGACAGAAATTCAAAAGGACTGTTTtcattgtaacaccctaa